CTCTTCGGTCAATTGCTCCTGCAGCTCTTCCATGTCGTCATACTCGCCGGTGACGATACCTTCGATGCCGTCATAGATCACCTGCGTGATGGCCAGCCCGTTGTCGCCCGGATAGGCCTGCCATTCGCGCAGCAGCGGCAGTTGGCGCACCGCCGTGGCCTTGGCCGGGTTCTCGGCATAGAAATCCGCAAGGATGATCTCGTTCGCGGCCTTGTTGGGCGGCATGTAGCCGGTGGTGCGGGCCACTTCTGCCGCGCCGTCACCCGAGGTGATGAATTTCAGCCATTTCCACGCGGCGTCCAGAACGGCCGGGTCGTCCGACTGGCTGACCAGCAGCGCGGCGTTGCCGCCCGCGGGCAGACCGGCGGGGCCTGCGGGCGTGATGCCGGGGAATTCGTTGGTGACAAGGGTGAAATCGCCCATCGCGCGTTCCACCGCGCCAACCGCCGAGGTCGACCAGAACATCATGCCCACATCGCCCGCCGAGAACGAGGCCAGCGCCGATTTCCATTCGAGGTTCTGCATCTCGCACCCGCGGAAGAGCGACTTCATGGTGGCAAGCGAGGTCAGACCCTCGGGGCTGTCCAGCGTGAAGTCGTTGCCTTCCATCAGCGGCTTGTCCTGGCTCCACATCAGCGCCTGCAGGAACCAGTTGCCGGTGATGTTCCAGCCCCAGAACATCGGGTTGTCGACACCGGCCTCGCGCAGCTTGCCGCACATCGCGATGACCTCGTCCCATGTCGTGGGCAGGTCTTCGGCGGTGATCCCGGCCTTCGCCATCACCTCCATGTTGTAATAGCCAACCGGCAGCGAGACCGAGAAGGGCAGCCCGTGTACCGCCCCGTTGAAGGTACCCAGATCCAGCATCGCCTGATGATAGCCGTCCTTCGCGAAATCGGCTTCCTTTGCGATGAAGGGTTCCAGCGACCGGGCGATGCCCTTTTCCACAAGGATCTGCTGGCGGTTCAGGCCCTGCATCGTGACGTCTGGCAATTCACCGGCAACGGATTCCCGCAGGATGGTGTTGGAGGCGTCCTCATAGGTCTCATACGGCGCGCGCATCTTGACCTCGATGTTGGGATACTGCGCGTTGAACATCGGCAGGATCTTTTCATAGGTCACGTCGAAAAGGTGGCTGTAGGGATAGCCGAATTCGATGGTGACCTTGTCCTCGGCGAAGACGGGCGTCGCCACCGCGATCAGCGCCATTGCCGTCAGGGTCTTTTTCATGATTTCGTTCCTCCGGTTGCCTTGGCCGGGATGCAGTCGCCAAACGTGACCCGGCCGGTTCGCCCCTTGGGGCTTTGGTGATCCGGGGGGCGGTCGCCGCCCCCCGACATGCGTTCATTTCATGCCGCTGAGCGTGATCCCCTCGATGAAGCGGCGCTGCGCCAGCAGAAAGGCCACGATCAGAGGCGACACAATCACCACCGCGCTGGCCATCATCGGGCCGTAGTTGTCGCCGTCGGCATCGCCTTTGAATTCGCGCAGCCCCAGGGGGGGCGTGAAAAGATCGCGATTGCCGGTGATCACGATGCGCGGCCAGAAATAGTCGTTCCAATGCGCCACGACCGAGAAGATGGCAAAGGCCATCAGCGCCGGGATCGCGGTGGGCAGCATGACGTTCCAGACGATGGAAAACTCGCTCATCCCGTCCATGCGCGCGGCGTCGATCAGGTCATCGGGCACGGTCATGAAGAACTGCCGCATCAGGAAGATGCCGAAGACCGAGATCGTCCAGGGAATGATCAGCGCGGCATAGCTGTTGGTCAGCCCGACCTTGGCCAGCATGATGTAAAGCGGCAACGCGATGGCATGAACGGGGATCAAGAGGCAAAACAGCACCAGCCCGAACACCGCCTCGCGCCCCCAAAAGCGCAGCTTGGCCAGCGCATAGGCGCAAGGAAGCGCCACCAGAACCTGAATGACGAAGATCGACCCGGTGACGATCACCCCGTTCAGCAGATAGCGCAGAAGCGGCGCCTTCTGAAAGGCGGTGGTGTAGTTGTAGATCACCGGCGTGACCATGCAGGCCTCGACCGGATTGCCGAGCTTGACGCAATAGTCATCGCGAAACGGCAACTGCGCCCCGAAGAACCCGCCGGTGTTCTGCATGATCTCCGCCGGCGATTTGAACGAATAGCTGAGCATCACGTAGAAGGGCAGCAGCACGATCAGCGCGCCGAGGATCAGCACCGCATGCTTGGCGGTCTCGGCTGTTGAGAAACGAAAGGCGGGCGCCCCCGCGCCCTGGGCGGTGGCGTCGCTCATCCGTAATGGGTCCTTCTTTCGATCAGCGTCCGCTGGATCAGCGTCAGCACCATGACGAAGCCAAGGAACACCACCGTGATCGCGGCACCGATGCCCATCAGGTTCTGCTGGATCGCCTTTTCGTAGATGGCGAACATCATCACATAGACGCTCTTCGACGGGCCGCCGCCATGGGGATAGAACGCCTCCACCATGTCAAAGACCTGAAACGACCGGATCAGGCTGATGGTGACGACGAAGACGGTGGTGGGCCCCAGCATCGGCCATGTCACCAGCCGGAAACGATCCCAGGCCGACCGGGCCCCGTCCATTTCCGCCGCGGCATAGAGATCCCGCGGGATCGAGGTGAGACCGGCGAGATACAGCACCATGTTGAAGCCGAAGGCCTGCCAGATGCCGATGAAACAGACCGTCCAGATCGCATAGTCGCGATTGTTCAGCCACAGCGGAAAGGTCCGCGCGCAGCCCTTGGCATACCAGCCCCAGTTTTCCAGAACCGTGCCGCAACCGCGTTCCAGCGTCGAATTGAAGATACCGATGGTGGGGTGCAGGGCGAATTCCCAGACGATGGCCATGGCGATCAGCGCGGCCATGACCGGCAGGAAGTAGATGGTCTTGTAAAGATCGCCGAAGCGTTTCAGCGAGTGGATGAGCAGCGCCGCACCCAGCCCCAGACCGACCGACAGCGGCACCACCACGCCGACATAGCGGAAGGTGGCGCCGAACATCTTTTCATAGGTCGAGCGGGTGAAGATCTTCTCGTAATTCTCGACCCCGACGAAGGAGGCACCCGAATTGCCCAGCGAGTAGTCGGTGAAACTCAGCGCCGCGGCGATCCCGATGGGCACGATCAGGATCAGAACCATCAGCACCAGCGCCGGGCCGATGAACCACAGATGCGCGCGGGACCGGGCCATCAGGCCACTTCCCGTGCCGGGGCGACGCTGCGATCCAGACGCCGGCCCTCTGCCCCGAAGCAATGCAGCTGTGCAGGGTCAACGGAAATCCGCACCGGCTGACCAAGGTCGGACTGCTGCGCCCGGTCGGGCGTGGTTCGCAGGATGACGGGTGTATCGCACCCCTCCACCCCCAGATGCAGGAACAGGTCGGGGCCGAGGTTTTCGCGATGGGTCACCGTGCCGCCAAACGCCCCCCGCGGGTCGAGCCGCAGATGTTCGGGGCGCAGGCCCAGCATCACCGGCCCGGGCGCGGCGCGGGGCACCGTGCCAACCGTCTTGCCCAGCATCCCCAGACGCCCGTCCCGCCCGATCTCTCCGGGGATCACGTTGATCGCGGGCGAACCGATGAACCGGGCCACCTCCAGTGTGTCGGGCCGGGCGTAGATATCGGCCGGTTTTCCGAATTGCAGGATGCGACCGCCCATCATGACCGCCATGCGGTTGGACAGCGTCAGCGCCTCTGCCTGATCATGGGTGACATAGACAAAGGTGGTGGCAAGTCGCCGGTGCAGCTCGCTCAACTCCGCCCGCATGTGGACCCTGAGCGCGGCGTCGAGGTTCGACAGGGGTTCATCCATCAGAAAGGCGACGGGATTGCGGACCATGGCGCGGCCCAAGGCCGCCCGCTGCCGCTGCCCGCCCGACAACTGCCCCGGCTTGCGATCCAAGAGCGCCTCGATCTTCAGGATTTCGGCCGTCTGCTGCACCTGCCCCATCAGCGCGCGATAGGCGTCGCGGTGCATCGCAGGCCCGATCAACGGCAGGCGCGCCGCGCGGGACAGATCCCGCAGCTTCAGCGGCGTCATCATGTTCTCGCGCACCG
The genomic region above belongs to Rhodovulum sp. P5 and contains:
- a CDS encoding carbohydrate ABC transporter permease; translated protein: MSDATAQGAGAPAFRFSTAETAKHAVLILGALIVLLPFYVMLSYSFKSPAEIMQNTGGFFGAQLPFRDDYCVKLGNPVEACMVTPVIYNYTTAFQKAPLLRYLLNGVIVTGSIFVIQVLVALPCAYALAKLRFWGREAVFGLVLFCLLIPVHAIALPLYIMLAKVGLTNSYAALIIPWTISVFGIFLMRQFFMTVPDDLIDAARMDGMSEFSIVWNVMLPTAIPALMAFAIFSVVAHWNDYFWPRIVITGNRDLFTPPLGLREFKGDADGDNYGPMMASAVVIVSPLIVAFLLAQRRFIEGITLSGMK
- a CDS encoding carbohydrate ABC transporter permease, which produces MARSRAHLWFIGPALVLMVLILIVPIGIAAALSFTDYSLGNSGASFVGVENYEKIFTRSTYEKMFGATFRYVGVVVPLSVGLGLGAALLIHSLKRFGDLYKTIYFLPVMAALIAMAIVWEFALHPTIGIFNSTLERGCGTVLENWGWYAKGCARTFPLWLNNRDYAIWTVCFIGIWQAFGFNMVLYLAGLTSIPRDLYAAAEMDGARSAWDRFRLVTWPMLGPTTVFVVTISLIRSFQVFDMVEAFYPHGGGPSKSVYVMMFAIYEKAIQQNLMGIGAAITVVFLGFVMVLTLIQRTLIERRTHYG
- a CDS encoding ABC transporter ATP-binding protein; translated protein: MATIDLHGIEKRFGETAVLKGIDLSIQKGEFVTLVGPSGCGKSTLLRILAGLETPDGGRVEIAGRDVTAMRPADRNLAMVFQSYALYPHLTVRENMMTPLKLRDLSRAARLPLIGPAMHRDAYRALMGQVQQTAEILKIEALLDRKPGQLSGGQRQRAALGRAMVRNPVAFLMDEPLSNLDAALRVHMRAELSELHRRLATTFVYVTHDQAEALTLSNRMAVMMGGRILQFGKPADIYARPDTLEVARFIGSPAINVIPGEIGRDGRLGMLGKTVGTVPRAAPGPVMLGLRPEHLRLDPRGAFGGTVTHRENLGPDLFLHLGVEGCDTPVILRTTPDRAQQSDLGQPVRISVDPAQLHCFGAEGRRLDRSVAPAREVA
- a CDS encoding extracellular solute-binding protein; protein product: MKKTLTAMALIAVATPVFAEDKVTIEFGYPYSHLFDVTYEKILPMFNAQYPNIEVKMRAPYETYEDASNTILRESVAGELPDVTMQGLNRQQILVEKGIARSLEPFIAKEADFAKDGYHQAMLDLGTFNGAVHGLPFSVSLPVGYYNMEVMAKAGITAEDLPTTWDEVIAMCGKLREAGVDNPMFWGWNITGNWFLQALMWSQDKPLMEGNDFTLDSPEGLTSLATMKSLFRGCEMQNLEWKSALASFSAGDVGMMFWSTSAVGAVERAMGDFTLVTNEFPGITPAGPAGLPAGGNAALLVSQSDDPAVLDAAWKWLKFITSGDGAAEVARTTGYMPPNKAANEIILADFYAENPAKATAVRQLPLLREWQAYPGDNGLAITQVIYDGIEGIVTGEYDDMEELQEQLTEEVQDLLPSGS